In Melanotaenia boesemani isolate fMelBoe1 chromosome 18, fMelBoe1.pri, whole genome shotgun sequence, the following proteins share a genomic window:
- the LOC121628768 gene encoding COP9 signalosome complex subunit 5-like, with translation MLNQQFQEPFVAVVIEPTRTISAGKVNLGAFRTYPKGYKPPDEGPSEYQTIPLNKIENFGVHCKQYYTLEVTYFKSSLDRKLLELLWNKHWVSSSNLLTNSDYTTGQVFDLSEKLEQSEAQLGRGSFMLGLDTHDRKSEDKLAKVA, from the coding sequence ATGCTCAACCAGCAGTTTCAGGAGCCTTTTGTGGCTGTTGTGATCGAGCCCACTCGGACCATTTCTGCAGGGAAAGTCAACCTTGGTGCCTTTAGAACGTACCCAAAGGGCTACAAACCTCCAGATGAGGGACCATCAGAATATCAGACAATCCCTCTGAACAAGATAGAAAACTTTGGTGTGCACTGTAAACAGTATTACACCTTGGAGGTCACCTACTTCAAATCTTCCCTTGATAGAAAACTCCTGGAACTCCTTTGGAATAAACACTGGGTTAGTTCCTCAAACCTCCTTACGAACTCAGACTACACCACAGGCCAGGTGTTTGACCTGtcggagaagctggagcagtCGGAGGCCCAGCTTGGCAGAGGCAGCTTCATGCTCGGCTTGGACACACACGACAGGAAGTCTGAGGACAAACTAGCCAAAGTGGCATGA